A window of Zingiber officinale cultivar Zhangliang chromosome 5A, Zo_v1.1, whole genome shotgun sequence contains these coding sequences:
- the LOC121981291 gene encoding ankyrin repeat domain-containing protein 13C-B-like isoform X1 — MAGLDPIKYAHSPTHKAVLARDYSGLKRVISALPRLADAASVRTEAASFAEEEKAEAVSAVIDRRDVPGRETPLHLAVRLGDAAAVEMLMAAGADWSLQNEQGWSALQEAICAREESLARIIVRHYQPLAWAKWCRRLPRVVATMHRMRDFYMEITFHFESSVIPFISRIAPSDTYKIWKRGSNLRADMTLAGFDGFRIQRSDQSVLFLGDGSEDGKVPPGSLCMISHKDKEVMNALDGAGAPATEAEVQQEVTAMSQTNIFRPGLDVTQAVLLPQLTWRRQERSEMVGPWKAKVYDMHNVMVSVKSRRVPGAMSDEEFLSTCNDNDTEIEEFDDILTEEERNQLEHALKMESPDIIDEYQSDGHVAHRHSCYEAREIEIQDVDSSSSSICESRQDRKSWFSSWGRRGNNQKQEGQKKDIPPRSSLCVEEKVSDLLGDSPSRYQSRPGKHSVEVINKGEDVKRGKDRDSKKSGMNSENGYRRKESSKESEYKKGLRPVLWLSPDFPLQTEELLPLLDIMANKVKAIRRLRDLLTTKLPPGTFPVKIAIPVVPTIRVLVTFTKFEELQPLEEFSTPPSSPGSQSPETQTSSSWIRWIKVPYHQSNSISLGPSSRVEDIQDPFVIPLDYVWITPEAKKKKIQENKSKSKKGKRQM; from the exons ATGGCCGGCCTGGATCCGATCAAGTACGCGCACAGCCCAACGCACAAGGCCGTGCTCGCGCGCGATTACTCCGGACTCAAGCGCGTGATCTCCGCGCTGCCGCGCCTGGCGGACGCTGCTTCCGTACGCACCGAGGCGGCGTCGTTCGCGGAGGAGGAGAAAGCGGAGGCCGTCTCCGCCGTGATCGACCGCCGCGATGTTCCTGGTAGGGAGACGCCGCTGCACCTCGCGGTCCGCCTCGGCGACGCCGCCGCGGTCGAGATGCTCATGGCCGCCGGCGCTGACTGGAGCCTCCAGAACGAGCAGGGTTGGAGCGCGCTGCAGGAGGCCATATGCGCTCGGGAGGAGAGCCTCGCCCGCATCATCGTCCGCCACTACCAGCCTCTCGCCTGGGCCAAGTGGTGCCGTCGCCTGCCGCGGGTTGTCGCCACCATGCATCGGATGCGGGACTTTTACATGGAGATCACCTTCCACTTCGAGAGCTCTGTCATCCCTTTCATCTCTCGAATCGCCCCTTCCGACACCTACAAGATCTGGAAGCGGGGGTCCAATCTCCGGGCCGATATGACTCTCGCCGGATTCGATGGCTTCAGGATTCAACGATCTGATCAAAGCGTTCTTTTCCTCGGCGATGGATCTGAGGACGGGAAGGTTCCGCCTGGGTCCTTGTGCATGATTTCCCACAAGGACAAGGAGGTAATGAATGCTTTGGATGGGGCTGGCGCGCCAGCCACAGAGGCAGAGGTCCAGCAAGAAGTCACTGCGATGTCTCAAACAAACATATTCCGGCCAGGACTTGACGTCACCCAGGCAGTCCTTCTTCCGCAGTTGACATGGAGGCGGCAGGAGAGGTCAGAAATGGTTGGACCTTGGAAGGCTAAGGTGTATGACATGCATAATGTTATGGTGAGTGTGAAGTCCCGCCGGGTGCCAGGGGCAATGAGTGATGAAGAATTCCTCTCTACCTGTAATGATAACGATACAGAAATTGAAGAGTTTGATGATATTTTGACGGAAGAGGAGCGGAATCAATTAGAGCATGCTCTCAAAATGGAATCACCTGACATAATTGATGAATACCAATCAGATGGGCATGTCGCTCATCGTCATAGTTGCTATGAGGCCAGGGAGATTGAAATCCAAGATGtagatagtagtagtagtagtatttGTGAGAGTAGGCAGGATAGGAAAAGTTGGTTTAGTAGTTGGGGAAGGAGGGGAAACAATCAAAAACAAGAGGGGCAGAAGAAAGATATTCCTCCAAGAAGCTCACTTTGTGTGGAGGAGAAAGTTAGTGATCTCCTTGGTGATTCTCCATCTCGTTACCAGAGTAGACCAGGAAAGCACTCAGTAGAGGTTATTAACAAGGGGGAGGATGTTAAGAGGGGAAAGGACAGGGATTCAAAAAAGTCAGGAATGAATTCTGAAAATGGATATCGCCGCAAAGAGAGTAGCAAAGAGAGTGAGTATAAGAAAGGTCTAAGGCCTGTTTTATGGCTCTCTCCTGATTTTCCACTCCAGACTGAAGAGCTATTGCCATTGCTTGATATTATGGCAAACAAAGTCAAGGCAATTCGTCGTCTAAGGGATCTTCTCACTACAAAGCTCCCTCCTGGAACATTCCCAGTCAAG ATTGCCATTCCAGTTGTTCCTACTATCCGCGTCCTGGTTACTTTCACTAAATTTGAGGAGCTACAGCCATTGGAAGAGTTCTCAACGCCGCCTTCTAGTCCTGGGAGTCAGTCCCCTGAAACACAGACGTCGAGCTCATGGATTCGATGGATAAAGGTACCCTATCACCAAAGTAACTCCATAAGCTTAGGACCTAGTAGCCGAGTGGAAGATATACAAGATCCTTTTGTGATCCCACTGGACTATGTGTGGATCACTCCTGAAGCTAAAAAAAAGAAGATACAAGAGAATAAGAGCAAATCCAAGAAAGGAAAGAGGCAGATGTAG
- the LOC121981291 gene encoding ankyrin repeat domain-containing protein 13C-B-like isoform X3 gives MAGLDPIKYAHSPTHKAVLARDYSGLKRVISALPRLADAASVRTEAASFAEEEKAEAVSAVIDRRDVPGRETPLHLAVRLGDAAAVEMLMAAGADWSLQNEQGWSALQEAICAREESLARIIVRHYQPLAWAKWCRRLPRVVATMHRMRDFYMEITFHFESSVIPFISRIAPSDTYKIWKRGSNLRADMTLAGFDGFRIQRSDQSVLFLGDGSEDGKVPPGSLCMISHKDKEVMNALDGAGAPATEAEVQQEVTAMSQTNIFRPGLDVTQAVLLPQLTWRRQERSEMVGPWKAKVYDMHNVMVSVKSRRVPGAMSDEEFLSTCNDNDTEIEEFDDILTEEERNQLEHALKMESPDIIDEYQSDGHVAHRHSCYEAREIEIQDVDSSSSSICESRQDRKSWFSSWGRRGNNQKQEGQKKDIPPRSSLCVEEKVSDLLGDSPSRYQSRPGKHSVEVINKGEDVKRGKDRDSKKSGMNSENGYRRKESSKESEYKKGLRPVLWLSPDFPLQTEELLPLLDIMANKVKAIRRLRDLLTTKLPPGTFPVKHVNPTQCLRAK, from the exons ATGGCCGGCCTGGATCCGATCAAGTACGCGCACAGCCCAACGCACAAGGCCGTGCTCGCGCGCGATTACTCCGGACTCAAGCGCGTGATCTCCGCGCTGCCGCGCCTGGCGGACGCTGCTTCCGTACGCACCGAGGCGGCGTCGTTCGCGGAGGAGGAGAAAGCGGAGGCCGTCTCCGCCGTGATCGACCGCCGCGATGTTCCTGGTAGGGAGACGCCGCTGCACCTCGCGGTCCGCCTCGGCGACGCCGCCGCGGTCGAGATGCTCATGGCCGCCGGCGCTGACTGGAGCCTCCAGAACGAGCAGGGTTGGAGCGCGCTGCAGGAGGCCATATGCGCTCGGGAGGAGAGCCTCGCCCGCATCATCGTCCGCCACTACCAGCCTCTCGCCTGGGCCAAGTGGTGCCGTCGCCTGCCGCGGGTTGTCGCCACCATGCATCGGATGCGGGACTTTTACATGGAGATCACCTTCCACTTCGAGAGCTCTGTCATCCCTTTCATCTCTCGAATCGCCCCTTCCGACACCTACAAGATCTGGAAGCGGGGGTCCAATCTCCGGGCCGATATGACTCTCGCCGGATTCGATGGCTTCAGGATTCAACGATCTGATCAAAGCGTTCTTTTCCTCGGCGATGGATCTGAGGACGGGAAGGTTCCGCCTGGGTCCTTGTGCATGATTTCCCACAAGGACAAGGAGGTAATGAATGCTTTGGATGGGGCTGGCGCGCCAGCCACAGAGGCAGAGGTCCAGCAAGAAGTCACTGCGATGTCTCAAACAAACATATTCCGGCCAGGACTTGACGTCACCCAGGCAGTCCTTCTTCCGCAGTTGACATGGAGGCGGCAGGAGAGGTCAGAAATGGTTGGACCTTGGAAGGCTAAGGTGTATGACATGCATAATGTTATGGTGAGTGTGAAGTCCCGCCGGGTGCCAGGGGCAATGAGTGATGAAGAATTCCTCTCTACCTGTAATGATAACGATACAGAAATTGAAGAGTTTGATGATATTTTGACGGAAGAGGAGCGGAATCAATTAGAGCATGCTCTCAAAATGGAATCACCTGACATAATTGATGAATACCAATCAGATGGGCATGTCGCTCATCGTCATAGTTGCTATGAGGCCAGGGAGATTGAAATCCAAGATGtagatagtagtagtagtagtatttGTGAGAGTAGGCAGGATAGGAAAAGTTGGTTTAGTAGTTGGGGAAGGAGGGGAAACAATCAAAAACAAGAGGGGCAGAAGAAAGATATTCCTCCAAGAAGCTCACTTTGTGTGGAGGAGAAAGTTAGTGATCTCCTTGGTGATTCTCCATCTCGTTACCAGAGTAGACCAGGAAAGCACTCAGTAGAGGTTATTAACAAGGGGGAGGATGTTAAGAGGGGAAAGGACAGGGATTCAAAAAAGTCAGGAATGAATTCTGAAAATGGATATCGCCGCAAAGAGAGTAGCAAAGAGAGTGAGTATAAGAAAGGTCTAAGGCCTGTTTTATGGCTCTCTCCTGATTTTCCACTCCAGACTGAAGAGCTATTGCCATTGCTTGATATTATGGCAAACAAAGTCAAGGCAATTCGTCGTCTAAGGGATCTTCTCACTACAAAGCTCCCTCCTGGAACATTCCCAGTCAAG CATGTGAATCCAACTCAGTGTTTGAGAGCTAAATGA
- the LOC121979857 gene encoding putative ripening-related protein 1: MALSIFTGYLTYRRPAIKFGLSFYSNHLHLSSMVSSLAASLAVVLHVCASHDCFRYPLTGDPCTVSGYLLGNSTNCTGGDTEDCCAAGVLYPQYLCSPPVTGETPASMVIGSFAQGGGGGAAASCDGRYHSDDEMVASLSTGWFDGGSRCNRNITISGNGRRVAATVVDECDSVVGCEEEQGFYPPCRNNRIVASPAVWKALAVPEALIGDYNVTWADAYF, encoded by the coding sequence ATGGCGTTGAGCATCTTCACCGGCTACTTGACGTACCGCCGGCCGGCCATTAAATTTGGCCTCTCATTTTACTCGAATCATTTGCATTTGTCAAGCATGGTGAGTTCTCTGGCGGCTTCCTTGGCAGTGGTCTTGCACGTCTGTGCTTCCCACGACTGCTTCAGGTACCCGCTCACCGGCGATCCTTGCACCGTTAGCGGGTACCTCCTCGGCAACTCCACCAACTGCACCGGCGGAGACACCGAAGACTGCTGCGCGGCCGGCGTGCTGTACCCTCAGTACCTCTGCTCGCCGCCCGTCACCGGCGAGACGCCAGCGAGTATGGTCATCGGCAGCTTCGCGCAGGGAGGGGGCGGCGGCGCCGCCGCGAGCTGCGACGGAAGGTACCACAGCGACGACGAGATGGTGGCATCGTTGTCGACGGGGTGGTTCGACGGCGGGTCGCGATGCAACAGGAACATCACCATCAGCGGGAACGGCAGGCGGGTGGCGGCCACGGTGGTGGACGAGTGCGACTCGGTGGTCGGGTGCGAGGAGGAGCAGGGTTTTTATCCGCCGTGCCGGAACAACAGGATCGTTGCTTCGCCGGCGGTTTGGAAGGCGTTGGCGGTCCCCGAAGCCCTGATTGGGGATTATAATGTTACATGGGCGGATGCATATTTTTAA
- the LOC121981291 gene encoding ankyrin repeat domain-containing protein 13C-B-like isoform X2, translating to MAGLDPIKYAHSPTHKAVLARDYSGLKRVISALPRLADAASVRTEAASFAEEEKAEAVSAVIDRRDVPGRETPLHLAVRLGDAAAVEMLMAAGADWSLQNEQGWSALQEAICAREESLARIIVRHYQPLAWAKWCRRLPRVVATMHRMRDFYMEITFHFESSVIPFISRIAPSDTYKIWKRGSNLRADMTLAGFDGFRIQRSDQSVLFLGDGSEDGKVPPGSLCMISHKDKEVMNALDGAGAPATEAEVQQEVTAMSQTNIFRPGLDVTQAVLLPQLTWRRQERSEMVGPWKAKVYDMHNVMVSVKSRRVPGAMSDEEFLSTCNDNDTEIEEFDDILTEEERNQLEHALKMESPDIIDEYQSDGHVAHRHSCYEAREIEIQDVDSSSSSICESRQDRKSWFSSWGRRGNNQKQEGQKKDIPPRSSLCVEEKVSDLLGDSPSRYQSRPGKHSVEVINKGEDVKRGKDRDSKKSGMNSENGYRRKESSKESEYKKGLRPVLWLSPDFPLQTEELLPLLDIMANKVKAIRRLRDLLTTKLPPGTFPVKIFADCHSSCSYYPRPGYFH from the exons ATGGCCGGCCTGGATCCGATCAAGTACGCGCACAGCCCAACGCACAAGGCCGTGCTCGCGCGCGATTACTCCGGACTCAAGCGCGTGATCTCCGCGCTGCCGCGCCTGGCGGACGCTGCTTCCGTACGCACCGAGGCGGCGTCGTTCGCGGAGGAGGAGAAAGCGGAGGCCGTCTCCGCCGTGATCGACCGCCGCGATGTTCCTGGTAGGGAGACGCCGCTGCACCTCGCGGTCCGCCTCGGCGACGCCGCCGCGGTCGAGATGCTCATGGCCGCCGGCGCTGACTGGAGCCTCCAGAACGAGCAGGGTTGGAGCGCGCTGCAGGAGGCCATATGCGCTCGGGAGGAGAGCCTCGCCCGCATCATCGTCCGCCACTACCAGCCTCTCGCCTGGGCCAAGTGGTGCCGTCGCCTGCCGCGGGTTGTCGCCACCATGCATCGGATGCGGGACTTTTACATGGAGATCACCTTCCACTTCGAGAGCTCTGTCATCCCTTTCATCTCTCGAATCGCCCCTTCCGACACCTACAAGATCTGGAAGCGGGGGTCCAATCTCCGGGCCGATATGACTCTCGCCGGATTCGATGGCTTCAGGATTCAACGATCTGATCAAAGCGTTCTTTTCCTCGGCGATGGATCTGAGGACGGGAAGGTTCCGCCTGGGTCCTTGTGCATGATTTCCCACAAGGACAAGGAGGTAATGAATGCTTTGGATGGGGCTGGCGCGCCAGCCACAGAGGCAGAGGTCCAGCAAGAAGTCACTGCGATGTCTCAAACAAACATATTCCGGCCAGGACTTGACGTCACCCAGGCAGTCCTTCTTCCGCAGTTGACATGGAGGCGGCAGGAGAGGTCAGAAATGGTTGGACCTTGGAAGGCTAAGGTGTATGACATGCATAATGTTATGGTGAGTGTGAAGTCCCGCCGGGTGCCAGGGGCAATGAGTGATGAAGAATTCCTCTCTACCTGTAATGATAACGATACAGAAATTGAAGAGTTTGATGATATTTTGACGGAAGAGGAGCGGAATCAATTAGAGCATGCTCTCAAAATGGAATCACCTGACATAATTGATGAATACCAATCAGATGGGCATGTCGCTCATCGTCATAGTTGCTATGAGGCCAGGGAGATTGAAATCCAAGATGtagatagtagtagtagtagtatttGTGAGAGTAGGCAGGATAGGAAAAGTTGGTTTAGTAGTTGGGGAAGGAGGGGAAACAATCAAAAACAAGAGGGGCAGAAGAAAGATATTCCTCCAAGAAGCTCACTTTGTGTGGAGGAGAAAGTTAGTGATCTCCTTGGTGATTCTCCATCTCGTTACCAGAGTAGACCAGGAAAGCACTCAGTAGAGGTTATTAACAAGGGGGAGGATGTTAAGAGGGGAAAGGACAGGGATTCAAAAAAGTCAGGAATGAATTCTGAAAATGGATATCGCCGCAAAGAGAGTAGCAAAGAGAGTGAGTATAAGAAAGGTCTAAGGCCTGTTTTATGGCTCTCTCCTGATTTTCCACTCCAGACTGAAGAGCTATTGCCATTGCTTGATATTATGGCAAACAAAGTCAAGGCAATTCGTCGTCTAAGGGATCTTCTCACTACAAAGCTCCCTCCTGGAACATTCCCAGTCAAG ATATTTGCAGATTGCCATTCCAGTTGTTCCTACTATCCGCGTCCTGGTTACTTTCACTAA